The window ATGACGAGCTCGGCGCGCTTTGCGCCGGGCTCGTTGTGTGTGCGGGGGCGGCGAGCAGGTCATGCTTGATGAGGAACTTCTCCATGGCCTCATTGACCAGGTCGGGCATCTCCAGCGGGGCGACGTGGGTACCCCGGGGCACGACGACAAGCTTGCTGTTGGGGAGCATCTCGCTCATCTCGACGGATCGGTACATCGGGGTGAAGGTGTCATTCTCACCGGCGATGACAAGGGCGGGAACCGAGATCTCAGTTAAGAGCTCTTCAGCGGAGTGCAGCGAGAGCGCGGAGAGAAGCGAGAGGAAGAAGTTGAGATCCATGCGCGAGGCATGTTCCAGGTAGGGCAGGAAGTCTTGCTGGCGCAGAAGCTGTCCGTTGACCTCGGCGGCCTGCACGGCGACTTTGTACCAGATCTGGCGGGGGAGCACGGTCTCCCAGGTGCGCTGGATGGCCTGGGGGGCGGAATCAACCGCGCGGCGCAGATAGGGGAGCACACGCCGCATCAGGTCGGAGCCGTGAAAGGTGTCCAGGGGGTGTTTGTAGCTGCCGCAGATGGGGATGAGCGCGCGCACGCGCTCGCTGTACGTCTCGCAGAAGTTCAGGATCACCTGCACGCCCATGGAGTGTCCGGCGAGGATCGCCTGGTCGATCTCGAGAGCATCGAGGACGAGCGCGAGATCGTCGCACATCTGGTCGAGGCTGATCTTTTCGGGGTGTTCGGGCACCGAGCTGGCGCCGTGGCCGCGGTAGTGCCAGCGCACGATGGTGAAGTCGTCGATGAAGCGATCGATGACGTAGGGCCAGATGAAGCCGTCGCAGGCCAGGCCATCGCAGAGGACAAGGGCGGGGCCGCGGCCGACGGTTCCGTACCAGATCTGGGTTCCGTCGGGGGCGGTCAGGTAGTGGCTGCGTTCCAAGGCTTAGTGTCCTGTGAGCTCATCGATGGTGAAGAGGGCGTGGAGGGTGACGCCGATGTCGGCCAGGGCCTCTCTCCCGCCGGCCTGGCGGTCGACGACGGTGAGGGCATGATCAACTTTGAAGCCTGCGGCGCGCAGCGCTTCGATGGCCTGGAGGGTGGAGGCACCGCTGGTGACGACGTCGTCGACGGCGACTACCGGGGAGCCTGCGGCCAGGGTGGGGGGATGTTCCAGGTAGCGCTCGGTGCCATGGGCTTTGGGGGCCTTGCGCACGATGATCGCATCGAGGCTGTGGCCAGCCCGATAAGCGGCGATTGAGGTGGCTGTGACCAGGGGATCGGCCCCCAGGGTCAGTCCGCCGATGGCCGCCGGTGCCGGCTCAAGCGTGAGGGCGGCTTCAAAGAGGGCCTGGCCGATGAGCCAGCCGCCTTCGCCGGTGAGCGAGGTGGCTTTGACATCGACGTAGACCGAGCTTGTCTGGCCGCTGGCCAGACGGAAATGCCCGGTCCTCACCGAGTGGGTGGTGAGGAGCCGGGCGAGTGTGGCGCGCGAGGCGTCGTTCATGGCATTTCCGAAGCGCGGACCGAGTGATACGTCAACTCTCGGCCTGAGCTTGAGCTTGAAGCAAGCGCTCAATGAGCTCGGACTTGGTGCCGCTGACCGGCAGGTCGAGGGCACGGAGTTGCTCTTTGAGCTCCTTGACGGTGAAGTCTTCTTCGAACTCCTGGATGGTCTCCGGGTCGATGTCGGGTTCGGCCTCGGCCTCGGCCTCGGCCTCGGCGTGAGTTTCAGCCTCGGCGTAAGCTTCGACCTCGGCGTGAGTCTCGGCCTCGGCGTGAGTCTCGACCTGGGCTTCAACTTCCGTACCTTCGGAGACCTCGGCGCTGCTCTCGACCTCGGCGACAGGCTCGGGTTCGGCCTCGGGCTCCTCCACAACGACGGTGGTGGTCGTCGTCGTGGGGGCTGCCTGGGTGAGGGTTGAGCTCGGCCCCGAAGAGGCGCGCACAGGCGCGGCGTTGCGCGATGAAGCGCGTGCGGTGACGGTGCTTGCCGGTGCGCTTCGGGTTGGCTGGGAGGTGCGGGCCGGGACACGCTGCGCAGTGGGAGCTTCGGCATCGACGCCGATATTCAGCTCGCCGCGAAGTTGTGCGCCGTCGGCCATCTCCACAAGAGGGGCCAGGATGTTGGCTACGGCGCGGGCCGTGGCGCTGAGCACCACGCGCTCCTCGGCGCTGACCTCTCCGTCGAGGACGCCTTCGATGATGACCTGGCGAGCGCGTATAGATCCGTTGACCACGCCGCCCTGGGCGATGGTCAACGTCTCGCTGAGCTCGATGGTCCCATCGACGCGGCCTTCGACCCTCAGATCGGCGTCGCCGCTGATGCGCCCGGAGACTTGAGTCTGGGCGCCAATGATGGTCGGGTCAGCCATAGCTTAGTCCACGTCCATGTCGATGTGACCTTTGAAGCCTGCGCCGTCGGCGATCAGGATGCGGGGGGCTTTGATGTCGCCGACCATTTTACCGATCGAGGCGATCTCCACGCGCTCGGTGGCGACGATGTTGCCGGTGACCTGACCGCTGACCGCAATCTGCGGGGTCTCGACGTCGGCTTCGACCACGCCGTTTTCGGCAACGGTGACCAGCGCGTTGACCGCGATGCGGCCTTTTACGGTGCCCTCAATGGTGACCGGGGCGTCGCCGGAGATCTCGCCATCGATGGTGATGTTGGGGCCGATAAGTGTGTCCGCCATGATGTGCTCCTACAGCAAAAAAGAGGGTGGAGAGAGGGTCAGCCGTCGATCTGGACGTCCATATCGATGTTGCCCTTAAAGCGGGCGCCTTCCTGGATGATGACGCGCGGGGCGCGCAGGTTGCCGGTGACCAGGCAGCCTTCCAGAAGTTCGATGACGTCGTGGGCGACGACTTCACCGTTGACCTCGCCACGGATGGCGATGGACTGGACGTCGATGTCGGCGACAACTTTGCCGCCTTCTTCGACGGTGAGGCGGCTGGAGAGGGCGACGTTACCTTCGATGGTGCCGAAGACGACGACTTCGTCGTCGCCGGAGAGGCGGCCATTAATGGCAACGCCCGGTCCGATGGTGCAGCTCGTCGGGGCCATGGGGGGACTTCTCCGAGAAAAATTTCATTCGTCAGTGGACTTCGGCCGCCGCCTCTCAGGGAAGCGTAGCAGGAGGGCGTGTGGCCATGGCGCTCGTTTCTAACATCGAAGGTTCACCCCTTCAAGATGACTTACTCCACAGGGAGGTATAGCTCGATGCTCCGGCACCGCTGCATCTGCCGCAGCTCGTTGCGTGGCGCTGTCGGTGAGGATCAAAGAGAGGCGCTGACCGGGTGTTTAGGCGTGGTTGCAAGGGTGAGGCAACTCGCTATGATAGGCGCGCAACGATTCCAATACAGTAGGCCTATCAGGGGTAAGTTCCCGTGTGAGTACGGGGATTACCGACGATCCGATGATGCGGAGGCTGCATGAGATGGCGAGCGGTACCAGCGGTGCTGGCAACGGTGATGGTGTGGGCGTGTGCTCCGGAGATTCCCGAGCGCGATGCGCCTGTAGAGCGAGTGGAGGCGATCTTTGATCCCTCGACGGCAACGATTCCTCTGCCCAATGACGCGGCACTCCAGGAAGGGAGGTTGCCGGCGCTCGAGGGGGCCGGTGATGCGACGGCTGCCGGACAGTTTGGAGCGTTTCTCACCCAGCTCAGTGGATGGCTTCCGAGTACACCGATCGAGATTCCTTTCAGCGGCGCGCTCAATGAGGAGACGCTGACCGCGGAGAATATTCGTTTTTACCGTTTCGATGAGACGCTGGAGCCGTTGGAAGTCGCTTCGATTGAGGCGTTGGATAGCGATGGCGAGGGGCCGGTTGTGGTGCGAGTGACGCCGGTCGAGCCGGTGGAGCGCGGCGAGCATTACGCAGTGGTTGTGACCCGCAGTGTGGAGGGAGCCAACGGGGAGACGGTAAGCGAGCCGCCGGCTATCTTCTTCGCCGCTTCGGAGGAGCCCCTTGTGGACGGGAATGGCAAGCCCACACTTGATGTGCTCGACGATCCGGAGAACCCCGGGCAGGCCGCACAGCTTGAGGGGCTGCGCCAGCTTCTCGCGCCACTCTTTGATGCGGCCGAAGCCGAAGGTATCACCCGCGATCAGGTGGTGATGGCCTTTCGCTGGACGGTGAGTCCGGATGCCAGCGCGCTCTTCGACCCGGTGACAGCACAGGTTCCGCTTCCCAACACCGCAGCGCTCGACCCGGATGGGACCTTCCCGGATTCGGCCGGGTGTTTTGTGGATGAGAACAGCGCCAACGGGGTGCTGGATCGCTACCTTGCGGGGCTTTCGGGCTGGCCAGCGGCGACGCCGATCACGCTGCCGCTGAGTGCGCCGATCGATCCGTCGGCCATTGGCCCGGATGATGTTCAACTCTACCGCTGGCTTGATGATGGGAGTCTTTCGCGGGTGGATGATGTGACGGTGACCTACATCGAAGAGCAGACCGACCGCTGTACCGGGGAGGTGGGAGAGGGTTACGCGTTGGTGCTGAGCCCGGCGGAGCCGATGGGGGACCGGGAGCGTTATTTTGCTTTTGCCACGCGCGCCATTGGCGGTGAGGGCCTGGGGCTTTTGCCCGACGTCCCGATGTTTATGGGAATGCAGCCCTATCCGGTGGTCGATGAGAACGGCAGCTCGCTGGTGGGCTCTTTTAGCGACGCGCAGGCGCAGGGGATGGCGGGCATCCAGGCCTCGATCGCGCCGATGATGGCGTATCTGGAGGATGAGCTGGGGCTGACCTACGAAGATATGGCCGCGGTGTGGGGCTGGGGCACCTGGAGCGATACCTTTGTGGTCTTTGATCCGTCGAGCGGGTCGATCGCGTTTCCCAGCGCGTTTCTGGTCGATTCGGAGACCGGACAGATCAACCTTCCGGTGCCCGAGGGGGCTGATCCGCTCACCGAAGGCATCATCACGTTGCTCAATCAGCGCCGCGGGTTTTCCACGACCGCGTCGGGCTGGATTCCGGTCGACGGGGAGGTTGACCCGAGCACCATGGATGAGGATTCGGTCGTCATGGCCTCGGTGGCCGGCTTCTCGCCAAGGGTGCTTCCGCCCGAGGAGTATAGCGTGAGCTATGAGCCCGAGTGGGGGCATCTGGTGGTCGAGCCGCGGGTGCCGTTCCATGAGGGGCTTCAGCACGCCGGAATTGTGACGACGTCGATGCTCGGGGTGAATGGACGGCCGGTGCAGCCGACGGCGGTCTTCGCGCTCTTGCGCAGCACCTACCCCCTTGTGAACGGCGATGGCGAGAGCCAGGTGTACCTGCTTGACGACTCGACGGCGGCCGCGTTGGAAGAGGCCCGCACCGCGTACAGCCGCCTCTTCACCCTCGCGGTCCTGTTGCCGGGTGGAGGTTATGAGCGCGACGAGATCGCGACGGCGTGGGCGTTTACACCCGAAGATCCGGCGCTCTTGCTGCAGCAGACGCGCGCCCGGGCGATGGCCGCGCTGGATGCGCGTGCTGAAGTGGTGGCCGAGCGCTTCTGCGATGGTGAGCCCACCTGCAACAACGATCCTTATTTCGAAGCGCTGAGTGCGGACACCTTTGAGCACCCGACCTCGGCGGGCACGCAGGTCGATGTCTCGAATCTTGAGGCGATCTACAGCGGTGGGGAGTACGATTCGGTGCTGGTGGCCAGCCCGCTGGGTGATGTTGCCGATCCGCAGGACGCCTCAACGCGGGTGGGAGTGACGGTGATGCTGCCGCGTGCGGCGCAGGACGGTGGTGACTGTGTGGCACCTTTCGATGTCGTGATCTCCCAGCATGGCCTGGGCGGTAACCGCTGGGGTGGGGCGCTGATGACGGCCAATGAAGTCGCGGCTTTCCCGAGCTGCAAGGCGACGGTGGCGATCGATCTTCCGCTGCATGGCGGTCGTGCCACGGCGGCGACGTCTCTGCACCCGGAAGATGCGATCCCGACGTCGGGATCGGGCTTTTTGACGAGCAATCTGATCGCGAGCAAGGTCAATTTTATGCAGGCATCGATCGACCTTTTCGTGCTGGCACGATTGATCGTCGGTGATGGCGGTGGGAGCGGTCTGACACCTCTCTTTGCCTCGACGCCCTACAGTGGCGAGGAGCTCTTCAGCGGCACGATTGGATTTGTGGGCCAGAGCCTGGGCGGAATTGTGGGCGTGCCCTTTGTGACGCTGGAACCTGCGGTGGATACCGCGGTGATCAGCGCTTCGGGCGGCCGCCTGACCTGGATTTTGGAGGGCGATGAGGCCGGTCCCTCGACCATCGGCGGCCCGATTCTGGATGCGCTGGCCTCGCAGGGAGCGGTGCCGGGCACCTTTGGCTTTATTCGTACGATGGCGCTGGTGCAGTGGACGGCTGATGTCATCGATCCCTTTGCGTTTGCGCCCTTCACCACCGAGCGTCCGCGCCAGAATCTGGCGTACGATGCGGGAAGCGACACCTTCGGGCCGGTCACCGGTGACCTCTGCGCAGATAGCGCTGAGTGCCCCGAGGGGTGGTCCTGTGAGGCGGTGAGCTCGGATGTCGATCGCTGCGTGGAGCTGCTTCCGGCCAACCAGATGATGCTGCAGATGGCGTCAGGCGACCGCACGGTGGTCAACCGTGCGACCGAGGCGCTGGCCCTGGCCCTGGGAGTGAGTCTGGACGACACGACCTTTGAGAATGCGCCGCACTCCTTCCTCTCGACGCTCAATCCGGCCAGTGAAGGGTATGCGGCCGGCCAGTGCGCGCGCGAGCAGATGGGGGCCTGGCTGGCCAGCGGGATGGGCGGCGTGGCGGAGCTTCCGGCTTCGCTGAGCGCATCGGCCTGTCTGGCGCAATGATCCTGAGACCCACATTGAGATGATGCCGAAGTTTGATGCTTCGCAGGAGAATCGACGATGAAGATGCAGCAGAAAGAGCATGCATGGATGGGGCTCGGGGCGGCGCTTGTGGTGTGCGCCGGCGGGCTCTGGAATCCGCCGGCGGCGCAGGCCGCCGGTTTTGCCAACACGGCGCAGAGCGGCACGGCCACGGGCATGGGCGGGGTGGCCACGGCCAACGCCGATGAGCCCAACGCCAACTTCTATAACCCGGCGGCGATGGTGTTCAGTCAGGGGTTTAGCGCTTATGTGGGGCCTACCCTGATCAAGCCCTCGGTGAGTTATGAGGGGCAGGGAGGGGAGGAGCAGACCGAGCCGGCGCTCTTTCCCCCACCGAACGTGAACCTGACACTGCCATTTGGGGAGCAGTATGCGGTGGGCCTGGGGGTGACGCTTCCCTGGGGGCTGGCGATCCGGTGGCCGGATAACTGGGTGGGGCGCGAGAACTTCCGTGCTCAGCAGTTGCAGACGATCAACGTCAACCCCAACTTCGCCTACAAGGTGCCGGGCATGGACCTGGGGCTGGCGGTCGGGGTGCAGGCGATGTACTCGACGATCACCCAGGAACGCACGGTGATCTTACGCGATGATCTGGAGGTGCCGGTTTTGCTCGGCGGCCAGGGCTTTGGTGTGGGGGCGACCGCAGCGGCGTTCTACAAGCTCAACTCGCAGTGGTCGATGGGGCTGAACTACCGCAGCGCGGTCAACCTCAACTACGAGGGGCGGGCGCATTTCGGCGAGGAGGTGGAGGGCACGCCTTTCGAGCAGCGTTTTGTGGATCAGGATATTACCACCGAGTTGACCGTGCCCCACACCGTGAATCTGGGGCTTGGTTATCAGGCGACCGAGGCGCTGTGGGTGGGGCTGGACCTGAACTACATGACCTGGTCGACCTACGATCGCATCGAGATCAACTTCGATGAGCAGAGCCCCGAGGGTGAGCCTGGCGAGTCGGAGCCGCCCACGGTGGTGGAGTCGAACTGGAATGACGCGCTGGCGGTTCGTCTGGGGGCGCAGTTTGCCATCACCGACGCGCTCAAAGCGCGCGTCGGCTTTGCCTACGACGTAACGCCGGTGCCCGATGAGACGGTGGGGCCTTCGCTCCCCGACAATAACCGTACGGTGGGGGCGCTGGGGCTGGGGTATGAAGTTGCCGGTTTCCGGGCGGATGTGGCCTACCAGTACATCTATCTGCCCACCCGTGAGATTCGAAACGGCAGCGTGGATGGCGACTACCAGCTCAGCTCCCATCTGGTGGGCATCAATGTGGGCTACGGGTTCTAACCCGTCGTTTAGCCCGGCTCGGACGCGTCTGGATTGGAGGCGTCCGGGGCGGGTTGAGCATCATCTGGAGGCGACGGGTCTGATGAGGATTCGTCGCCTTCGTTGTTTTCGCCATCGGGGAGATCGTTGGGGGCCGCGCAACCGGAGGTCAGAGGACGTCCATCGGCGCAGGTTCCCGGGCTGAAGAGGCGATCTTCAGAGAGCGTGGTGTGATGTGCGAAACTTCCAGAGCTGAGCTCCGGGCTTCGGTTCAGTGAGCGGGGCGGGGCGTTGGTGTAGAGGGCCTCGTCGATGAGTTGGCCATCTGCGCGGTAAAGGGCGACGCGTCCGCCGTCATTGGCCAGCTGAAAGCGGGAGTCTGCAAGCCAGGTGTCAAAGCCTTCCCCGGCAGGGGGCGGAGCTCCGGAGGTGCTGGCGGCGAAGATCACCGCGCCGTGACCGGCAGCCAGGCAGTGTGGGGGGAAGGTAAAGCGAATGCTGGTATCGTTGGCCACGCCGACGCCTTCGAGATCGAGGGTGTGGGGGCTGATGTTGACGATTTCGACGAATTCATCGTCGTGGGCGCTGCGGGAGCCGTCGGCGTTGGCATCGCCTTCGGGGCCGGTGGGGACGTTGGGGAGGAGCTCGTTGATGAGGAGCAGGCCGGCTTCGGGCCGGCGGGCCTCGGGGCAGGGGTGGGGGAGGTCGGGGCTACCCGGGAGATCGGCGTCGGTGGTGGTGCCTGTATCGGAGCTCCCCGGTGACGGGTCGGCGGGGAGGTCGGTTGGGTCCGTGTCGGGCGTGTGGCCAACGTCGTTGCCCGAGGACTCGCTCTGATCTGACTCCTCGCTGACGATGTAGACGCAGCGCGAGAGGCGGCAGAATTGTGCCGACAGGCAGTCGTTGGAGGTGCGGCATTCCGTCTCAGTAGCCGGTCCGCAGCCTGCGCTGGAGAGCAGCAGGGCCAGGAGCGAAAGCAGCACCAATGAGGCTGTGGGGAGGTGAGACTCTGTGCGATCCACGTGAATCCGTGCGCTCTTCATCGATCACCTCCCTG of the Lujinxingia sediminis genome contains:
- a CDS encoding bactofilin family protein, coding for MAPTSCTIGPGVAINGRLSGDDEVVVFGTIEGNVALSSRLTVEEGGKVVADIDVQSIAIRGEVNGEVVAHDVIELLEGCLVTGNLRAPRVIIQEGARFKGNIDMDVQIDG
- a CDS encoding lamin tail domain-containing protein — encoded protein: MKSARIHVDRTESHLPTASLVLLSLLALLLSSAGCGPATETECRTSNDCLSAQFCRLSRCVYIVSEESDQSESSGNDVGHTPDTDPTDLPADPSPGSSDTGTTTDADLPGSPDLPHPCPEARRPEAGLLLINELLPNVPTGPEGDANADGSRSAHDDEFVEIVNISPHTLDLEGVGVANDTSIRFTFPPHCLAAGHGAVIFAASTSGAPPPAGEGFDTWLADSRFQLANDGGRVALYRADGQLIDEALYTNAPPRSLNRSPELSSGSFAHHTTLSEDRLFSPGTCADGRPLTSGCAAPNDLPDGENNEGDESSSDPSPPDDAQPAPDASNPDASEPG
- a CDS encoding OmpP1/FadL family transporter is translated as MKMQQKEHAWMGLGAALVVCAGGLWNPPAAQAAGFANTAQSGTATGMGGVATANADEPNANFYNPAAMVFSQGFSAYVGPTLIKPSVSYEGQGGEEQTEPALFPPPNVNLTLPFGEQYAVGLGVTLPWGLAIRWPDNWVGRENFRAQQLQTINVNPNFAYKVPGMDLGLAVGVQAMYSTITQERTVILRDDLEVPVLLGGQGFGVGATAAAFYKLNSQWSMGLNYRSAVNLNYEGRAHFGEEVEGTPFEQRFVDQDITTELTVPHTVNLGLGYQATEALWVGLDLNYMTWSTYDRIEINFDEQSPEGEPGESEPPTVVESNWNDALAVRLGAQFAITDALKARVGFAYDVTPVPDETVGPSLPDNNRTVGALGLGYEVAGFRADVAYQYIYLPTREIRNGSVDGDYQLSSHLVGINVGYGF
- the pyrE gene encoding orotate phosphoribosyltransferase; translated protein: MNDASRATLARLLTTHSVRTGHFRLASGQTSSVYVDVKATSLTGEGGWLIGQALFEAALTLEPAPAAIGGLTLGADPLVTATSIAAYRAGHSLDAIIVRKAPKAHGTERYLEHPPTLAAGSPVVAVDDVVTSGASTLQAIEALRAAGFKVDHALTVVDRQAGGREALADIGVTLHALFTIDELTGH
- a CDS encoding alpha/beta fold hydrolase — encoded protein: MERSHYLTAPDGTQIWYGTVGRGPALVLCDGLACDGFIWPYVIDRFIDDFTIVRWHYRGHGASSVPEHPEKISLDQMCDDLALVLDALEIDQAILAGHSMGVQVILNFCETYSERVRALIPICGSYKHPLDTFHGSDLMRRVLPYLRRAVDSAPQAIQRTWETVLPRQIWYKVAVQAAEVNGQLLRQQDFLPYLEHASRMDLNFFLSLLSALSLHSAEELLTEISVPALVIAGENDTFTPMYRSVEMSEMLPNSKLVVVPRGTHVAPLEMPDLVNEAMEKFLIKHDLLAAPAHTTSPAQSAPSSS
- a CDS encoding polymer-forming cytoskeletal protein, which gives rise to MADPTIIGAQTQVSGRISGDADLRVEGRVDGTIELSETLTIAQGGVVNGSIRARQVIIEGVLDGEVSAEERVVLSATARAVANILAPLVEMADGAQLRGELNIGVDAEAPTAQRVPARTSQPTRSAPASTVTARASSRNAAPVRASSGPSSTLTQAAPTTTTTTVVVEEPEAEPEPVAEVESSAEVSEGTEVEAQVETHAEAETHAEVEAYAEAETHAEAEAEAEAEPDIDPETIQEFEEDFTVKELKEQLRALDLPVSGTKSELIERLLQAQAQAES
- a CDS encoding bactofilin family protein; this translates as MADTLIGPNITIDGEISGDAPVTIEGTVKGRIAVNALVTVAENGVVEADVETPQIAVSGQVTGNIVATERVEIASIGKMVGDIKAPRILIADGAGFKGHIDMDVD